The genomic DNA TGTCACCCAGTCCAAACCTCTGCTGCTCCAATGGCGATAGCAGGCACGGGGCGGAATGTCTTTAGAAGAGCGATTCAGTTTCTCTAGCTCCTCCTGATTTTTTAACCCTGGTGGAATTGCCTCTTTGTCGTAGCAGGGCGGCAGTCTGGAATCATCAATCTCACAATCAGCGCGATCGTAGAGATACACCCATTCACTATCGCGCCAACTCCAGTAACAGCCTTTGGGCTGCGCGTTGCCGGGCTTGAGGTTCCATCGCTGGAGTTGATAAATCGTTTTGAGATGAGCAAAACCTTCGCTGCGATCGCTGATAGGTGGCAGATCAGGAATGGCAATCTCAGCTTGACTGCGATCGTACAGGTCGATGTAGTAGGGCGCGTTCATCACCCGCATAGTGGCAACCGGATCAGCCGTGGGTTTGAGGTTTTGCGCCATTAGCTCATCTTCCGTCAGCAAGTTTGAGGGGCGATCGTGATAGCGATGCACGGGCACACCTGCACATTCGTTGCGCGGCTTGCTTGCCCAGTCGAGCTGGCAGGCTGAGCAGTGCCATCGGTCGTTTTGTTTACTGAGCTGGTGTTCAAGCACGATCGCCTCCCATTACCGCTTCAGTCAGTGTTCTGTGCGGAAAATCAGGGCATTCAAACCAGCCGCCCAAGCCGTTGCAGTCATCGCACCGTTTAAAGGGTCTGTTGCGGCAGGAGTCGTAAACATCGATATACCCTTCACCACCGCAATTTCGGCATCGTGCCCAGTCCAGTTGGCAACCGCATTTAGAGCAAATTAAATAGCAAATTAAATCGTCTTCTTGCAGCATCGATCGCCTCTCCTAAAACTCATCAGCACTACAGACAACATCCGGCTTCTCACACACATCGGGGTAGGTCTTGCCTGCCTTTCGTAGCTCTGAATCGAGCCATAGCCATTGCAGGATCTCTTCCCCTCTCCATCGCCGTTGATATAGCTCTGATTGCCTTACCTGAATCAGTCGTGCAATGTCGGTGTAGCGCTCAATATCTCTGGCAAGTAGCGCCCTCCGGCTTGCTTGGTGCAGTGGCTCAATCGCGAGATCAGCTTCCGTAAAGTAGCGAAGCTGTATCTCTTCCCAGAGCAGTTCATACTCAGTGCCTTTGGGGTAGTGATGTCTCATTGATGGCTCCTCAAAACAGCAGCGGAGCAGGGGGCATCCTGAATTCCGTAGGCGGTTCAGGGATTGGATTTCTAGGTTGCCAATCTTTGGGAAACCATTGCTGAGGCTTAACTTTGGGCATCCCAATCAGTTTCTTCTGTCTCTGGAGTCGGTAACACTTTTGGCGAATACGATCACGCGATTGCCCCAGATACTTTGCAAGATCGCCTGTATAAATGCCGGGGGATTCTTCCACAGCAGCAAGAATGGCTTTCCCTAGATTGGTTTCGTCAGCAGGTTGAATGGGTCGCATAATCCTCCAGGTTTAGGGTGAGTTGTCCTTCGCGCTCTCGCTTGAGCTGTCGCTTGAGCGGAATCGCCTGTAAGTCATACCTGCAATGGCAGACTGAACACCATGCAGCTAGATTTTCTGGACGGCAATCTTCAGGACGATGGTTCAGGTGAGCCACTGTGAGGGTGAATCTGCCAAGCTTGGGTACGTCGATCGCCCCAAACTCTTCCGTTTCTTCCGTCTCATACAGGTCGTCTGCCCAGTCGGGTAGCTCGCTGATGCGATCGATTAAGTCCTGGTCGTCTTCACCAGGGCGGCGGCATGGGCGCTGGCACTGCTGGCACGTCCAATCCGCTTCGGTTTTGATCTGGTGGGCAATCTCGTTCCAGTTGCTAGGGTATAAGGCACGGTTCATGGGCATCGGTTAAGCCTCCTCATCCCAAATCGAGAAAGCATCCATTGGGTTGGGGCAAGGTTCGAGGCGATCGAGCCATAGATGCAAGCCGTAGAAAACGTTGTAGCTGTGGCTGTGCGGATCTGTCGTAAACAGAGCTTCTGCGGGAGTTGCTTCAAACGCTCTTTTGCTGATGCGACCGCGATAGTGTTGCTCACCGACCTTAAACAGAATCTCATCGCCCACACTGGGGACGTGCCGCAGCCACAGAGCGGGAGATTCCCTGCTGCCTGAATGCTTCTCAATGATTTCCCAATTGGCTTCTGAGAAGCTGATTTCTACGGGAAAGAAACCAAGCTCTAATGCTTGCTGTCTTTGGGTTGTAGTTGTCATAGCCACTGTCTCCTGGTGTCTAAAAGGATTCGATAAGTTCTCCAGCGAAAAACTCCGCCAGCGATTCGGCGGCTCTGCGCTCTGGCGTTTTGGGTCTGAGGTCTGGAATCTCCACGATCGCTTTGTGATGCCCGTCGGTGATGGCAACGCGATCGCTCACAGAATCCAGCCGAAAGACGGTCAGTTCTTGGTTTTCAGTAATGAACAGGCAAACTCCCCGCAGATGCTCGGAGCGTAGGCGATCGCACCAATGGAGCGGGTATCGCTGTTCGCAGCAATCCAGCAGGTAGGGAATAGATGCACTGACGATGATTCGGCGCTGTGGCTCGAAGATTTTGCGGCTGGGTGTGTGGATTACCAGCGGGGATTCTTTCAGCCATTCGGGAGCGGTATACTTCACGCTGCACTCCCCCCCACTGCGGTTTCTATATATTTACCGGGGGTGTGCATCTCGGACTGATTCCGGGTTACTTCGTCCCGGTGGAACCAGCCGGAGAGGATTTCATCCCTGCCGTCTTTGGGCAGGAGGAAGCGATAAATGCGCTGGCGATTGCCTTTGCCACCTTCCTGTCGGTCGCAGGTGAGCTTGATGCCCAGTTTGC from Leptolyngbya ohadii IS1 includes the following:
- a CDS encoding HNH endonuclease encodes the protein MPMNRALYPSNWNEIAHQIKTEADWTCQQCQRPCRRPGEDDQDLIDRISELPDWADDLYETEETEEFGAIDVPKLGRFTLTVAHLNHRPEDCRPENLAAWCSVCHCRYDLQAIPLKRQLKREREGQLTLNLEDYATHSTC